From one Dermacentor silvarum isolate Dsil-2018 chromosome 3, BIME_Dsil_1.4, whole genome shotgun sequence genomic stretch:
- the LOC119444408 gene encoding putative nuclease HARBI1, translating into MRILAVDALRPGSDPDAHVWRTTWLRRRFQEGHIAKAGEHLLGDSGYPLEPWLLTPVPGHPPAHTAEGRYNTAHASMRSVVERCIGLLKSRFRCLQRYRALHYEPDRAANIVAACAVLHNLCLDEGDSAFDEVDDDDSSNSSSDDANGGPLPLVVPRARAARIMYLKGCAARDNVITLFRTTRQQHQHYLRRVRRRLRRQQHRQQQ; encoded by the exons ATGCGGATTCTGGCCGTCGACGCTCTGCGACCGGGGTCGGATCCCGACGCACACGTCTGGAGAACGACGTGGTTGCGTCGTCGTTTCCAGGAGGGACATATTGCCAAGGCCGGCGAGCACCTCCTCG gtgacagcggctaccccCTGGAACCATGGCTCCTGACTCCGGTCCCAGGCCATCCTCCCGCTCACACTGCAGAAGGCAGGTACAACACTGCACACGCTTCCATGCGGTCCGTAGTGGAACGCTGCATTGGACTTCTGAAGAGCCGCTTCCGCTGCCTTCAGAGGTACCGTGCCCTCCACTATGAACCAGACCGCGCAGCCAACATTGTTGCAGCGTGTGCAGTGTTGCACAATTTGTGTCTTGATGAGGGTGACAGTGCGTTTGatgaggttgatgatgatgacagcagcaacagcagcagtgacgatGCAAACGGTGGCCCCCTCCCACTTGTAGTTCCCCGAGCGAGGGCAGCACGCATAATGTACCTGAAAGGATGTGCTGCCCGTGACAATGTAATTACATTATTCAGAACCAcacgacagcagcaccagcactacCTGCGAAGGGTGCGAAGGCGGCTGCGTCGGCAGCAGCACCGACAGCAGCAGTAA